In Leptospira levettii, the genomic window GAAAAGTATAAAGCTAAGCGATTTGGGTATATTACGGATTATAATTTATTATATGAGCAAAAAAAGGAATGTGAATTAAAAAAAATCTCATATAAGACATGGAGAGAATTTTCAAAAAAAATTAAATCTCAGTCTGCTCCTTATCCTTTAATTGCATTTAACGAGTATTTAAAATTAGTGTGTAACATAAGAGAAATAAGAAAAATGAATTTATTGGAAGTAAATAGTTTAATAGATTTTAGCCATGTCCTTGATGAAATAATTTTTTCAAAATTTGTAAAAGAAAATAATTTAGCTAACAGAGCAAATATGCGTCAAGGTTACTACGGGTGGTATTGTAATAAATATATTTGGTTCGGACTTATCTTTGAAATTAATCAAAAAAAGAGAGAACCATTTATTGCAGTTACTATTGATAAAGAAGGATATTCTACGAACCATTTAACTCAAATTGATGTATCTAGAAAAAAAATGATTGGTGAAGTAGATAAAAGTAATGATGGAATGTTGATTTTTCCTTTGAAGCTAGTCGAATTTGAAAAATTTAATAAGATTGAAAATGTAGACAAACAAAAGGAGCTTTTGAATGAATTCTTTCAAGAGTGTATTGATTTAATAGAAGAACAAAAAATAGCAGATATAAAGTAATCAGATTTGTGTAAGGTTCATTGGATCAGCAATTATGATCCATTGCTATTCAATCGCTTCATTTTCAGCAAGTGACTGTCCATTCGCATCTTTCCATTCTGTCATTCCGTTCGCATTTCTGCCCATGACAATCACAGCACCTGCCGAGGGGGAGGAGAAAAGTTGGTCAGACGTAAAGACGTAATGTTCACCTTCTTTCTTTAGGATGTTCTCTGCGATGAGTTTTTCTCTTAATCGAACATAGCCTTTTGCCCACTTCTCCATAGAGGGTGCTAGTTCGGACAAAGCCTGGCTCCCTTGTTTTACGACAAATCCTTCGCTTGTGAGAAAGCCTGTCGCTTTGATTCCTTTGGTTGATATGGCATAATCTTGGGATTGGGAAGGGATGTCTTGCGTTTGTCGTTTATCTATTCTTTCAAACAGTTTGAAACCCAAGGTATGGACTGTTAGTTTCACATTCTCTAAAAACTCTTCCATCTCCGCTTGGTCTGCTTCTGAGATACTGGTTTTGGCAGGTATGGTAGCATTTTCCAGTTCGTAACGATTTGCCTCTTTGGCTAAATCGAATAATCGTTTTTCTAAGTATTTCACATGTGC contains:
- a CDS encoding GIY-YIG nuclease family protein; translated protein: MKPFPKKITLFLIDGDASGRISAELSNWNGITYKIPRTLIKESVNREDLYSTGVYFLFGKNPENEEKDLVYIGEAESILDRLKQHLGTKEFWIEAVCVFSKNLNKAHVKYLEKRLFDLAKEANRYELENATIPAKTSISEADQAEMEEFLENVKLTVHTLGFKLFERIDKRQTQDIPSQSQDYAISTKGIKATGFLTSEGFVVKQGSQALSELAPSMEKWAKGYVRLREKLIAENILKKEGEHYVFTSDQLFSSPSAGAVIVMGRNANGMTEWKDANGQSLAENEAIE